cagatgctccagcagggagttgatgtagtttgtagtctccagatgcttcgtcaggtagttggtagtctccagatgcttcgtcaggtagttggtagtctccagatgcttcgtcaggtagttggtagtctccagatgctttttcaggtagttggtagtctccaaatgctccgtcatatagttggtagcgtacagatgctccgtcatgtaattggtagtctccagatgctccggcaggtagttggtagtctccacatgctccgccagggagttggtaatctcaagatgctccgtcaggtagttggtagtccccaggtgctccgacaggtagttgatgtagttggcagtctccagatgctccgtcaggtagttggtagtctccagatgctccttcagatagatggtagtctgcagatgctctgtcaggtagatggtagtctccagatgctccttcaggaagtaggtagtctccaaatgctccgtcagatagttgggagtctccagatgctttttcaggtagttggtagtctccagatgctccgtcaggtagttggtagtctccagatgctccgtcaagtagttggtagtctccagatgctccgtcatgtaattggtagtctcaagatgctccgtcaggtagttggtagtctccagatgctccgtcatgtaattggtagtctcaagatgctccgtcaggtagttggtagtctccagatgctccttcatatagttggtagtctccagatgctccgtcatatagttggtaatctccagatgctccgtcaggtagttgatagtCTCCGGATGCTCCGTCAGGTTGTTGATGCagttggtagtctcaagatgctccgtcaggtagttggtagtctccagatgctccgtcatgtaattggtagtctccagatgctccgtcaggtagttggtagtctccaaatgctcgttCAGATAGAtgggagtctccagatgctccgtcaagtagttggtagtctccagatgctccgtcaggtagttggttgtctccagatgctccatcaggtagatggtagtctgcagatgctccgtcatgtagttggaagtctccagatgctccagcagggagttgatgtagttggtagtctccagatgcttcgtcaggtagttggtagtctccagatgcttcgtcaggtagttggtagtctccagatgctccggcaggtagttggtagtctccagatgctctgtcaggtagttggtagtctccagatgcttcgtcaggtattAGGTAGTCTACAGAGGCTTCGTCAGATAGTTGATAGCCTCCATATGCTCCGTCAGGTTgttggtagtctctagatgctccgtcGGGTATTTGGTACTCTCTAGATGCTACGACACATAGTTGAtggagttggtagtctccaaatgcaccgttatgaagttggtagtctcgaaatgctccgtcatatagttggtagtgtacagatgctccatcaggtacttggtagtctccagatgtttcgtcaggtagttggtattctccagatgcaccgtcatgtagttggtaatctccagatgctccgtcatgtagtttgtattctccagatgctccggcaggtagttcgtagtctctagatgcaccgtcatgtagttggtaatctccagatgctccgtcaggtagttttctgatagtctccagtagtctggtagtgtgcaaatgctccagtattctccagtagtctgaagtctccagatgctccgtcatgtaattggtagtctccagatgctccggcaggtagttggtagtctccagatgctccgccagggagttggtaatctcaagatgctccgtcaggtagttggcagtctccaggtgctccgacaggtagttgatgtagttggtagtctccaaatgctccgtcaggtagttgctagtctccagatgctccgtcaggtagttggtagtctccagttgCTCCTTCAGAtatatggtagtctgcagatgctccgtcaggtagttggtagtctccagatgctacttcagatagttggtagtctccagatgctccgtcaggtagttgatagtctccagatgctccttcagatagatggtagtctgcagatgctctgtcaggtagatggtagtctccagatgctccttcaggaagttggtagtctccagatgctccgtcaggtagttggtagtctccagatgctccttcagatagatggtaatctgcagatgctctttcagatagttgggagtctccagatgctttttcaggtagttggtagtctccagatgctacttcagatagttggtagtctccagatgctccgtcaggtagttggtagtctccagatgctccgtcaagtagttggtagtctccagatgctccgtcaggtatttGCTAATCTCTagatgctccgtcaagtagttggtagtctccagatgctccgtcaggtagttggtagtctccagatgctccgtcaagtagttggtagtctccagatgctccgtcaggtatttgctagtctccagatgctccgtcaagtagttggtagtctccagatgctccgtcaagtagttggtagtctccagatgctccgtcaggtagttggtagtctccagatgctccgtcaagtagttggtagtctccagatgctccgtcaggtatttgctagtctctagatgctccgtcaagtagttggtagtctccagatgctcagtcaggtagttggtagtctccagatgctccgtcaagtagttggtagtctccagatgctcagtcaggtagttagtagtctccagatgctctggcaggtagttggtagtctccagatgctctgtcaggTACAAGGTAGtatgcagatgctccgtcaggtagttggtagtctccagatgctccgtcatgtagttggtagtctccagctgctccgtcaggtagttggtagtctccatatgATCCGTCAGGTAGTTAGGATTCTCCAGATGTTCGGTCAGGTAGttagttgtctccagatgctccgtcaggtagttcgtagtctccagatgctccggcaggtagttggtagtcttcagatggtccgtaaggtagttggtagtctccagatgctccggcaggtagttcgaagtctctagatgcaccgtcaggtagttggtaatctccagatgctccgtcaggtagtttgtagtctccagattctccgtcaggtagttggtagtctccacatgctctttcagatagatggtagtctccagatgctccgtcaggtagttggtagtctccagatgctacttcagatagttggtagtctccagatgctccgtcaggtagttggtagtctccacatgctccgtccggtagatggtagtctccagatgctccttcagatagttggtagtgtacagatgctccgacaggtagttggtagtctccagatgctccggcaggtagttagtagtctctagatgctccttcaggtagttggttgtctccagatactccgtcaggtagttcgtagtctccagatgctttgtcaggtagttgatagtctccagatgctctggcatgtagttcgtagtctctagatgcaccgtcaggaagttggtagtctccagatgctccgtcaagtagttagtagtctccagatgctccgtcatatagttggtagtctccagatgctccgtcaggtagttggtagtctctggatgctccgtcaggtagttgatacaattggtagtctccaaatgctccgtcagataCTTGGTAACATCTAGATGCTCTGTCATATACttagtagtctccagatgctccgtcaggtagttggtagtctccatatgctccgtaaggaagttggtagtctccagatgctccttaagatagatggtagtctgcagatggtccgtcaggtagttggtagtctccagatgctccgtcaggaagttggtagtctccaaatgctccgtcaggtagttggtagtctccagatggtccgtcaggtatttggtagtctccagatggtccgtcaggtagttggtagtctccagacgctccggcaggtagttgatagcctccagatgctccggcaggtagttggtagtctccagatgctttttcaggtagttggtagtctccaaatgctccgtcatatagttggtagcgtacagatgctccatcaggtacttggtagtctccagatgcttcgtcaggtagttggtatccTCCAGATGCtcggtcaggtagttggtagtctccagatgctccgtaaggtagttggtagtctccagatgcttcgtcaggtagttggtagtctccagatgctccgtcaattagttggtagtctccagatgctctttcagatagatggtagtctccagatgctccgtcaggtagttggtagtctccagatgctacttcagatatttggtagtctccagatgctccgtcaggtagttggtagtctccacatgctccgtcaggtagatggtagtctccagatgctccttcagatagttggtagtgtacagatgctccgacaggtagttggtagtctccagatgctccggcaggtagttagtagtctctagatgctccttcaggtagttggttgtctccagatactccgtcaggtagttcgtagtctccagatgctttgtcaggtagttgatagtctccagatgctccggcaggtagttcgtagtctctagatgcaccgtcaggtagttggtagtctccagatgctccgtcaagtagttagtagtctccagatgctccgtcatatagttggtagtctccagatgctccgtcaggtagttggtagtctccggatgctccgtcaggtagttgatacaattggtagtctccaaatgctccgtcagataCTTGGTAACATCTAGATGCTCTGTCATATACttagtagtctccagatgctccgtcaggtagttggtagtctccagatgctccgtaaggtagttggtagtctccagatgcttcgtcaggtagttggtagtctccagattctcgggcaggtagttcgtagtctctagatgcaccgtcatgtagttggtaatctccagatactccgtcaggtagtttgtagtctccagatgctccgtcaggtagttttctgatagtctccagtagtctggtagtctgcaaatgctccagtattctccagtagtctgaagtctccagatgctccgtcatgtaattggtagtctccagatgctccggcaggtagttggtagtctccagatgctccgccagggagttggtaatctcaagatgctccgtcaggtagttggtagtctccaggtgctccgacaggtagttgatgtagttggtagtctccaaatgctccgtcaggtagttgctagtctccagatgctccgtcaggtagttggtagtctccagttgCTCCTTCAGATATATGGTaatctgcagatgctccgtcaggtagttggtagtctccagatgctccgtcaggtagttgatagtctccagatgctccggcaggtagttagtagtctctagatgctccttcaggtagttggttgtctccagatactccgtcaggtagttcgtagtctccagatgctttgtcaggtagttgatagtctccagatgctccggcaggtagttcgtagtctctagatgcaccgtcaggtagttggtagtctccagatgctccgtcaagtagttagtagtctccagatgctccgtcatatagttggtagtctccagatgctccgtcaggtagttggtagtctccggatgctccgtcaggtagttgatacaattggtagtctccaaatgctccgtcagataCTTGGTAACATCTAGATGCTCTGTCATATACttagtagtctccagatgctccgtcaggtagttggtagtctccagatgctccgtaaggtagttggtagtctccagatgcttcgtcaggtagttggtagtctccagattctcgggcaggtagttcgtagtctctagatgcaccgtcatgtagttggtaatctccagatactccgtcaggtagtttgtagtctccagatgctccgtcaggtagttttctgatagtctccagtagtctggtagtttgcaaatgctccagtattctccagtagtctgaagtctccagatgctccgtcatgtaattggtagtctccagatgctccggcaggtagttggtagtctccagatgctccgccagggagttggtaatctcaagatgctccgtcaggtagttggtagtctccaggtgctccgacaggtagttgatgtagttggtagtctccaaatgctccgtcaggtagttgctagtctccagatgctccgtcaggtagttggtagtctccagttgCTCCTTCAGATATATGGTaatctgcagatgctccgtcaggtagttggtagtctccagatgctccgtcaggtagttgatagtctccagatgctccttcagatagatggtagtctgcagatgctctttcagatagttgggagtctccagatgtttttcaggtagttggtagtctccagatgctacttcagatagttggtagtctccagatgctccgtcaggtagttggtagtctccagatgctccgtcaagtagttggtagtctccagatgctccgtcaggtatttGCTAATCGCTagatgctccgtcaagtagttggtagtctccagatgctccgtcaggtagttggtagtctccagatgatccgtcaagtagttggtagtctccagatgctccgtcaggtatttgctagtctccagatgctccgtcaagtagttggtagtctccacatgctccgtcaagtagttggtagtctccagatgctccgtcaggtagttggtagtctccacatgctccgtcaagtagttggtagtctccagatgctccgtcaggtatgtgctagtctctagatgctccgtcaagtagttggtagtctccagatgctcagtcaggtagttggtagtctccagatgctccgtcaagtagttggtagtctccagatgctcagtcaggtagttagtagtctccagatgctctgtcaggtagttggtagtctccagatgctctgtcaggTACAAGGTAgcctgcagatgctccgtcaggtagttggtagtctccagatgctccgtcatgtagttggtagtctccagctgctccgtcaggtagttggtagtctccatatgatccgtcaggtagttgggatTCTCCAGATGTTCGGTCAGGTAGttagttgtctccagatgctccgtcaggtagttcgtagtctccagatgctccggcaggtagttggtagtcttcagatggtccgtaaggtagttggtagtctccagatgctcctgcaGGTAGTTCGAagtctctagatgcaccgtcaggtagttgtaatctccagatgctccgtcaggtagtttgtagtctccagattctccgtcaggtagttggtagtctccagatgctccgtcatatagttggtaaactcctgatgctccgtcatatagttggtagtctcctgaCGCTCCGTCAGGTATTtgttagtctccagatgctccgtcaaatagttggtagtctccagatgctccgtcaggtagttggtagtctccagatgctccgtcaggtagttggtagtccccagatgctccgtcaggtagttggaagtctccagatgctccagcaataagttgatgtagttggtagtctccagatgctccgtcaggaagttcgtaatctccagatgctccgtcaggtagttggtagtctccagatgttccgtgaggtagttggtagtctccagatgctacttcagatagttggtagtctccagatgctccgtcaggtagttggtagtctccaggtgcTCCGTCAGTTAGATAGTATTCTCCAGATGCtcggtcaggtagttggtagtctccagatgctccgtcatatagttggttgtctccagattctccgtcaggtagttggtattcTCCAGATGCTCggccaggtagttggtagtctccagatgctccatcaggtagttggttagtctccagatgttccgtcaggtagttggtaatctccagatgctccgtcaggtagttggtagtctccaggtgctccgtcaggtagttggtagtctccaaatgctccgtcaggtagttggtactctccaggtgctccgtcaggtagttggtagtgtacagatgctccgtaaggtagttggtagtcgCTAGATGCTCCGTcacatagttggtagtctccaaatgctccgtcatgtagttagTAGTATcctgatgctccgtcaggtaattggaagtctctagatgctccgtcaggtagttggtagcctccagatgctccgtcatatagttggtagtctccagatgctccgtcatgtagttggtagtctccagatgctccgtcatgtagttggtagtctccagatgctccgtcatatagttggtagtctccagatgctccgtcatgtatttggtagtctccagatgctccgtcatgtagttggtactctccagatgctccgtcatatagttggtagtctccagatgctccgtcatgtagttggtagtctccagatgctccgtcatatagttggtagtctccagatgctccgtcatgtagttggtagtctccagatgctccgttatgtagttggtagtctccagaggcTCCGTCATATAGTACGTAGTCTAcagatgctccgtcaagtagttggtagtctccagatgctctgtcaaggagatggtagtctccagatgctccttcagatagatggtagtcttcagatgctccttcagatagatggtcgtcttcagatgctccgtcaggtagttcgtagtctccagatgctccggcaggtagttggtagtctgcagatgctccgtcaggtagttggtagtctccagatgctccgtcatgtagttggtagtctccagctgCTCCGTCAGGTACTTGGTAGTTTCTAGATGCTCTCTCatctagttgatgtagttggtagactccagatgctccggcaggaggttgatgtagttggtagtctccagatgctccg
The Procambarus clarkii isolate CNS0578487 chromosome 51, FALCON_Pclarkii_2.0, whole genome shotgun sequence DNA segment above includes these coding regions:
- the LOC138351928 gene encoding rhoptry surface protein CERLI2-like; this encodes MTEHLEATNYLTEHLETSNYLTEHQDTTNYMTEHLETTNYVTEHLATTNYLTEHLYTTNYLTEHLEKTSNYLQEHLETTNYLTDHLKTTNYLPEHLETTNYLTEHLETTNYLTEHLENPNYLTDHMETTNYLTEQLETTNYMTEHLETTNYLTEHLQHLESTKYPTEHLETTNNLTEHMEAINYLTKPL